Proteins found in one Gopherus flavomarginatus isolate rGopFla2 chromosome 18, rGopFla2.mat.asm, whole genome shotgun sequence genomic segment:
- the ARHGAP4 gene encoding rho GTPase-activating protein 4 — MSALGRARKERWPQAEYEAQAKELRGQLGEQQRGREAQAEVRLQLLQDMGDFLRRKAELEQEYSRGLEKLSERFTARLRGAKEHPRREQDPPSPLRCWQLVLNLTRQAGRDHGALSDVYTGPLMLYLTQLSDDLGRLVKKSRDLEQQMQDELLTMISELQMAMKTYQTHHAESQSAENKLRDAERQEEKRGSRQPPEPGGAGQDKMARRASLRKGERLVEKRQARFVAAQSKCTTARNDYLLHLGATNAVVSNYYLRDVSDILDCSDLGFHLSLGRLLRTYLAAEGRAQSSWQEGLGALEGAVLALDPPGDKARLMEANPAAYCPPPRFEYHPHEGDEVAEVQAVGSLRPELLLQWQDIESRLKDLSLETEEVNKTLQATLSSFSELLGAEEPEELEAFGGLGSSESLRGAGAEGRGWAKRRAQHLETETFYLTKLELFLTRRSIGAKLQSKLETLGEAIAKAAAEDGEELRALPRASLPRVRAAFASFPTDLEDFVQKSGQAVPLVVESCVRFLSLHGLQHEGIFRVPGSQMRVTEIREAFERGEDPLAGGSYPRDLDSVAGVLKSFFRGLQKPLIPPDVFPELLVTAQLESPSERISHLHALLARLPGPVVVVLRYLFAFLNHVSQHSEENMMTPYNLAVCFGPTLAAAPPGLDPVSTQPHANEAVKCLILHPEATFPPPGALPGPLYERSAAPPHEDGETLSLDPTAEEGEGDGPPETSAVASEDDPEGPPEAVARFSYEGRSAQELSFQPGERIRLLAKASPDWWRGELGGVHGLVPHKYISLIPSAEKSRSRRTSGSDGDAASPPAELTPESISRLRVNSEGSRGRQRPGTSPIRKLASPFIDSGRLPFPLQPPSTPRAVNRTERGALGVGPPGGGHPNSGEKHVEMDKAVTRNMDSVFKELLSKSGGKRGGATLSPSPLRP, encoded by the exons ATGAGCGCGCTGGGCAGGGCGCGCAAGGAGCGCTGGCCGCAGGCTGAATATGAGGCGCAGGCGAAAG AGCTGCGTGGccagctgggggagcagcagcggggGCGGGAGGCCCAGGCCGAGGTCCggctgcagctgctccaggaCATGGGCGACTTCCTGCGGCGAAAGGCTGAGCTGGAGCAGGAATATTCCCGCGGGCTGGAGAAGCTGTCGGAGAGATTCACTGCCCGGCTGCGCGGGGCCAAGGAGCACCCCAG GAGGGAGCAGGACCCGCCGTCCCCGCTGCGGTGCTGGCAGCTGGTGCTGAATCTGACCCGCCAGGCTGGCCGAGACCACGGGGCCCTGAGCGATGTTTACACAGGGCCCCTGATGCTGTACCTGACCCAGCTCAGCGACGACCTAGGGCGCCTGGTCAAGAAG AGCCGAGACCTGGAGCAGCAGATGCAGGACGAGCTGCTGACGATgatttctgagctgcagatg gCTATGAAAACCTACCAGACACACCACGCGGAGAGCCAGAGCGCGGAGAACAAACTGCGGGACGCCGAGCGGCAGGAGGAAAAGAGGGGGAGCCGGCAGCCCCCCGAGCCGGGGGGAGCCGGACAGGACAAGATGGCGCGACGCGCCTCCCTTCGCAAGGGGGAGCGGCTggtggagaag cgccagGCCCGGTTCGTGGCAGCGCAGTCGAAGTGCACGACGGCCCGTAACGATTATCTCCTGCACTTGGGAGCCACCAACGCCGTCGTCAGCAACTACTACCTGCGGGACGTCTCCGACATCCTCGAC TGCTCAGACCTTGGATTCCATCTGTCCCTGGGCCGCCTGCTGCGGACGTACCTGGCGGCCGAGGGCcgggcccagagctcctggcaggaggggctgggagcgctGGAGGGGGCCGTGCTTGCCCTGGACCCCCCTGGGGACAAGGCCCGGCTGATGGAGGCCAACCCGGCCGCGTACTGCCCCCCCCCGCGCTTCGAGTACCACCCCCATGAGGGCGACGAG GTGGCAGAGGTCCAGGCCGTGGGGTCCCTGCGcccggagctgctgctgcagtggcagGACATCGAGTCGCGGCTGAAGGACCTGAGCCTGGAGACcgaggag GTGAACAAGACGCTGCAGGCGACGCTGAGCAGCTTCTCGGAGCTGCTGGGGGCCGAGGAGCCTGAGGAGCTGGAGGCCTTCGGGGGCCTGGGCTCGTCCGAGTCGCTGCGGGGGGCCGGCGCCGAGGGGCGCGGCTGGGCCAAGAGACGGGCCCAGCACCTGGAGACCGAGACCTTCTACCTCACG aaGCTGGAGCTGTTCCTGACCCGACGGAGCATCGGGGCGAAGTTACAGTCGAAGCTGGAGACGCTGGGCGAGGCCATCGCGAAGG CAGCCGCTGAGGATGGAGAGGAGCTCAG GGCCCTTCCGCGCGCCTCCCTCCCCCGCGTCCGGGCAGCGTTCGCCTCTTTCCCCACAGACCTGGAGGACTTTGTGCAG aaatCTGGCCAGGCCGTCCCGCTGGTGGTGGAGAGCTGCGTCCGCTTCCTCAGCCTGCATG GTCTCCAGCACGAGGGAATCTTCCGGGTACCGGGCTCGCAGATGCGGGTGACTGAAATCCGGGAGGCCTTTGAGAGAG GTGAGGACCCGCTGGCGGGAGGCTCCTACCCCCGGGACCTGGACTCGGTCGCCGGGGTCCTGAAGTCGTTTTTTCGGGGGCTGCAGAAGCCCCTGATTCCGCCAGACGTTTTCCCGGAGCTGCTGGTCACGGCCC AGCTGGAGTCCCCATCCGAGCGCATCTCCCACCTCCACGCCCTCCTGGCCCGGCTCCCGGGGCCCGTGGTCGTCGTCCTGCGATATCTCTTCGCCTTCCTCAACCA CGTGTCCCAGCACAGCGAGGAGAACATGATGACTCCCTACAATCTGGCCGTCTGCTTCGGGCCCACGCTGGCGGCCGCCCCCCCCGGCCTGGACCCCGTCTCCACCCAGCCCCACGCCAACGAGGCCGTGaagtgcctgatcctgcaccccgAGGCCACCTTCCCGCCCCCCGGCGCCCTGCCCGGCCCCCTCTACGAGAGGAGCGCGGCGCCGCCCCACGAGGACGG cgaGACGCTGTCCCTGGACCCCACAGCTGAGGAGGGCGAGGGGGACGGGCCCCCCGAGACATCGGCCGTGGCCAGCGAGGATg ACCCCGAGGGCCCCCCCGAGGCTGTGGCCCGGTTCTCCTACGAGGGGCGCTCGGCCCAGGAGCTCTCGTTCCAGCCAGGCGAGCGGATCCGGCTGCTGGCCAAGGCCTCCCCAGACTGGTGGCGCGGGGAGCTAGGGGGGGTCCACGGCCTGGTGCCCCACAAGTACATCAGCCTGATCCCcag CGCCGAGAAAAGCCGGAGTCGCCGAACCTCGGGGTCGGACGGAGACGCCGCGTCCCCCCCAGCTGAGCTGACACCAGAGTCAATCAGCAG GCTGCGGGTGAACTCGGAGGGCAGCCGGGGGCGCCAGCGACCCGGGACCAGCCCCATTCGCAAACTGGCTTCTCCCTTCATCGACTCGGGGCGTCTGCCCTTCCCCCttcagccccccagcaccccccgggCTGTCAACAG gacggagcggggggctctgggggtcggACCCCCTGGCGGAGGTCACCCGAATAGTGGGGAGAAGCACGTGGAGATGGATAAG GCCGTGACGCGTAACATGGACTCGGTGTTCAAGGAGCTGCTCAGCAAAAGCGGGGGAAAGCGGGGAGGGGCGACGCTGTCCCCGAGCCCCCTGAGGCCCTAG
- the NUDT16 gene encoding U8 snoRNA-decapping enzyme: MGESRLLSRAEALELGPGWKHACHVLLCAPCPGRLFGRVPLRHAVLMQMRFDGRLGFPGGFVDPQDRSLEAGLNRELREELGPGAAPLNLTQGDYLGARCEETPQRLVAHFYAKRLSLEQLRALEAGATNAKDHGLEVLGLVRVPLYTLRDGAGGLPTFLSNSFVGCAREQLLQALGALGLVPEAELHRADAASRKGP; the protein is encoded by the exons ATGGGCGAGTCGCGGCTCTTGTCTCGGGCCGAGGCGCTGGAGCTCGGGCCCGGCTGGAAACACGCGTGTCACGTCCTGCTCTGCGCGCCCTGCCCCGGGCGGCTCTTCGGGCGCGTCCCGCTGCGCCACGCCGTgctg atGCAGATGCGCTTTGACGGGCGGCTGGGGTTCCCGGGGGGGTTCGTGGACCCCCAGGACCGCTCCCTGGAGGCCGGACTGAACCGGGAGCTGCGGGAGGAGCTGGGCCCCGGAGCGGCCCCCCTGAACCTGACCCAGGGCGACTATCTCGGGGCGCGCTGCGAGGAGACGCCGCAGCGCCTGGTGGCTCATTTCTACGCCAAGCGCCTCAGCCTGGAGCAGCTCCGGGCCCTGGAGGCCGGAGCCACGAACGCCAAGGACCacgggctggag GTCCTGGGGCTGGTGCGCGTCCCCCTCTACACGCTGCGGGACGGGGCCGGGGGGCTCCCCACTTTCCTGTCCAACAGCTTCGTGGGCTGCGCCCGGGAGCAGCTTCTCCAGGCGCTGGGGGCCCTGGGGCTGGTGCCCGAGGCCGAGCTCCACCGGGCCGACGCTGCCTCCCGGAAAGGACCGTGA